The Salmo salar chromosome ssa04, Ssal_v3.1, whole genome shotgun sequence genomic sequence CCATTTGCCTTTTTGTGTTTAACATTTTGTGGTTTGTAATCTAGAGGTTAAGTGCATCGGGCATTAACCGAAAGGTGgctagttcgaatccccgaaCGGACTAGGCGAAAATCTGCCGATGTACTCTTGAGCATGGCACTTAAccttagtcgctctggataagagcgtctgctaaatgactaaactgtaaATATAAACTAGACCTCTATGTGAAAGCGTGGCAATGATTTATTAGCTTTTCATTATTCATTACTCCTTTGATGACATGGCAGGCAGGTTGGCAAACAGATTCTGATGGCAGGCAGGCcatccaactgcttttaaatgcaagtaaaactaaatgcatgctcttcaaccgatcgctgcccgcacctgcccacccatccaacatcactactctggacggttctgacttagaatatgtggacaactacaaatacctaggtttctggttatactgtaaactctccttccagagtcacattaaacatctccaatccaaaattaaatctagaatcggcttcctatttcgcaacaaagcatccttcactcatgctgccaaacataccctcgtaaaactgacctaccgatcctcgactttggcgatgtcatttacaaaatagcctccaacactctactcaacaaattggatgcagtctatcacagtgccattcgttttgtcaccaaagccccatatactacccaccactgcgacctgtacgctctcgttggctggccctcgcttagtactcgtcgccaaacccgctggctccaggtcatctacaagtctctgctaggtaaagccctgccttatctcagctcactggtcgccatagcagtacccacccgtagcatgcgctccagcaggtatatcccactggtcacccccaaagccaatacttcctctggccgcctttccttccagttctctgctgccaatgactggaacgaactgcaaaaatttctgaagctggagactcatatctccctcactagctttaagcaccagctgtcagagcagctcacagatcactgcacctgtaaatagcccatccaactacctcatccccatactgtatttatttatttatcttgctcctttgcaccccagtatctctacttgcacattcatcttctgcacatctaccattccagtgtttaattgctatattgtaatttacttcgccaccatggactatatattgccttacctcccttatcctacctcatttgcacacactgtatatagacttttttgtactgtattattgactgtttgtttgtttattccatgtctaactctgtgttgttgtatgtgtcgaactgctttgctttatcttggccaggtcgcagttgtaaatgagaacttgttctcaactagcctacctggttaaatgaagataaaataaaaatagaaaggcAGGCAGCACACTCATGAAAACAAACTGCTCAGCAAAGCAAAGGCTCTTTTGAGAGCTACcagatttataattttttttaaatcacatttttagtgtctgtgtccagtgtctgtgtttataTGTTAAGGGGATGTTACTTTTGCAGATAATGTCACCCATCTAAATAAATAGTTATTTTTTCATTTAAAGtaattaactaaatgtatggTGTTTGTCAGATTCATTGTTTGTTATGGTTTAAATTGTTATGTTATGGTTGTAATTGATAAAATGAACTACAACATGTTATATTTTGCAATTCTGAGTAGatactactttagtaaggatatacaatttattcattactactgcagttgctaaataattccaatagatggcagcataagaccacaaattACATTTCAGAAGgttagttttctccctggatacaccactCCCCTCACAGAAACTCCTTCGCGCACTTTTTTCTGTCCCTTTCCACACTTCTAAGCAAGAGGAAGGACTGAAAATGTATTTAACAGATTACTGTGAAGTAATataatgatgattcatgtttattattacctGTTTTTATGCTCATGTTTTGAAATTAGTATTCATTACTATAATGATTATCAAAAAGCATGAACATTATTTCAGTCACCTCTGGTCGACAAAAACATATTTTCCTATTACATTCATTGTCAAATTCATCAACCAGCATCGACCCTCTGCCTTCTCGCAAAAGTAGCCAACTAAACAAGCCCAGCCAAAAGCTTGTGCCCCCAGCGGCAGTGAGCACTCTGCCTTCTCGCGCAAGCCGCGAGGGTTGAATGATGTAATTTATTGGCGGGCACTCGTCTTTTCTATTCTAGGCTGTTTACTAGTGATATGATACGTTAAGAGCTTTTTCAAACATGTCTACTAGGGTTGAGGTTAGCGCACCTTTCTAGTGATTATTTGGCTGGGGTGCAATACATGCTGTAGTCACAATTTTTTGGCTCCCCCAAAAGCAACACAAGCCTAAAACGAGATAAATATCTACCTGTACAGtaatgagtgaccattttagaaaatcatgggacatatagtctttggttgcatgctattttatgtcaatcataatgctgcttgtagcctataatTAACgctttgtggtcttatgctgccatctattggaaatatttagcagttaaaagttattaattcacATAAAGACATTGATgaagcagctgagaaataaagtgtatttttcttATTAATTCCAGAGATTAGTCTCAAACCTGCCCCACCTATCCCAGCCAATTACTGGACTTTCACATATAGGTCACTAAGTCCCACCCAATTCAAACcacatttgaaaaataaaatgaGGCTTGTTTATCAAGTGTTCTGCCTTGCAATAATAATTATCATAAAATAactaataacaaaaaaaaaagcaaAATGCTTGCATTGGTTGCATTAGAAACATAACAATCAAAATgctatttagtactataatggtatttactaacataatattattacaaAAATAGTTTTTAAGTgttctaggctaccctacccaagaattagggttagggtttagggttaaggctaAAATAGGTTATACCTTGTGTTAGGCCTAAAATAAGTTATAcctagggttagggtaaaggcTAAAATAGGTTTTACCTAGGGTTAAGGTTTTTAAGGCAAAAAACAGTATGGGTTTATAGCTCTCTTGATCTTACCTGTGGCcttctgtgggaactacataACTCATTTGTAACACTTgctaggctcataatctgaggtagcaactgcgTTAGATCTACAAATCAATAAGCTAGACCTATCCATTTGATTtgcaactcagtgaacctgctcAGCATTCACTCCATTCGATGCCTACTAACAAACAGATTTTGACGCATATCAAATTATCCAGCAGCCATTAAGAAACAACAAATCGTCCaaaaaaaaaggttatttctTAATTAAAAAATGTCTTCTTGCTGTTTAAATCGGCCACATCTTGAAACTTAGGACAGAGACATGCGTTTTGTTTAGGTTTACACAGTTTTCTGAAAGAGAATATGGTTAACCATGACCAGGAAATGTTTAACCTTTGATGGCTATGCGCCAGCCATCATAAACACAGTGGGTCACAACAACCTGTACCTAGGCGAACAGTGAGCTTGCGCACAAAGTAGCTTTATCTTTGTCAATAATAAATGACTTGAGATAAGCCTTCGAGTTTGACGTGGGCATGTCTCGATGCCAACAATAGCGAAGCAGGCATTGTGACGTAGAACAATGGGCTGGGAATAGAACGTTCCGATGGCGAGTTGATGCcacggtgctcaatagaactaataggagctggcacggtgaaaaatgcactaaaataaggcctgttttttcacGATTACTTCAAGCCTATGGAAAACAGTTGGGACAGATGATAATATTttgaaactgggctccactgcGGACGCAATGAACTTGTTTTTATCAGAAAAAAAGCGTTGTTAAAAATGTCATGAGTCCAGCCTAATCATAGTCACTTCATTGCTTGACGACTTTTGACGTGAAATATGAGTGCTGCGAAAATGAGAAAAGTGGACTCTGAATGTTGTGTGTTTAAAGAAGAATGGACAGCAAAATACTTTTTTAGTAATATTGAACGTAAGGCGGTATGTCTGATATGCCAAGAAAGTGTTGACGTTTTTAAGGAATATAATCTCAATcgtcatttttcaagcaagcatgcTAACAGGGTGTCTGCCTGCTTGGAAAAAATGAATCTATCGTGGAGCAAATGTCACAGATGGATCACCAAATCTAACCGGTCAAAACATTGGCCTACTAAAAAGATTACAAGACAATGTTAAAGAAGAAAGCCCTAACTTGGAGGAATGTATATTTATTAATTGTATTATTCATCAGGAAGCCCTGTGTGAAAGTGTGTTAAAGCTGGAAAATGTTGTCAAAGTGGTTGTAAAACTTGTCAACTTTAAACAGGCAAGGGGGCTTTACCATCGTCAGTTCATTCGCCTGCTCAATGACACAGAGGCAGAGCGCTAGGACTTGTACCATTCAAATGTGCGCTGGCTAAGCCTGGGAAAAGTATTTCGCCATGTGTGGGAACTGAGAGGGGAGATAGGTATGTTCTCCAGACAAATGAGCCGCCGGTCTCTCGCTCATTTTCCGTCACTGGCCGTACTGAACACGCCCCACTAAGACATACAGTAGACTTTGGAAAGATTGAGACTGAGCTGGAGGTTGTATCATGCCCCCTCTCTTTCGACAGCGAGAAAGCACCACCTGACACACAACTGGAGCTCATCGACATCCATTGTGACATTGCTTTGAAGGAGAATtataacacagccacaaaataCCCGTTTTATGGCTCACTGAATGAAACTGTTTCCAAACATGAAAAATCACACCCAGAGGATGCTGGTTTTATTCAGATCCACATATGTGTGTGAACAAACTTTCTCAGTCATGAACTACAACAAATCCCGTCACAGGTCAAATTGAACAAACCACTTGTCAGCTGTTCTGAGGATCTCTACTTCAGAAATGACACCAGACTTTGATGACCTTTCCAAGAGAGGTGACCAGACCCATTGCTCACATTAAGACTGAAATCACCAAGAGGGGGGTAGGCCTGGCATATGTTTTCTTTCCCTGTTTTAAACAGTCTTATTAAAATTCTTATGGTGATGGTTATTGCAGTGAGAATTATCCAGTAATGCCTTGTCCCCATTCATTTGACATTGAATCCTTACTACAATGGCTCAGATTGTACTTTATTTGGGCTGAGATGATTTGAGAACTATTCAGTAATCTGCTTTAATATAAAGAGTTATAGACCATCTACATATCAACATGAATCCAAATGTTGTTTTGTGTATGCTCTGTATGTGGCTCACAATGTTCTTTTTTATGGTGGAGGTGAAATGAGAAGTATTCCATAATATGCTATCATAAACAGGCCATTCAATATGAACTCAAATGATTTACTTTTTGCTCTTATTTGTGTCACTCAGATTGTACTTTAGGATTGGAGATGGTCTTTATCAGCCGTCTGCTGTTTCCAGTCATGTAAACATGTTTTTTCATATTTCAAAAGTTTGCAATTACTTTTTGTGTCTGTGAGTCTGATTGTGGGTAGTACAGTGACAGAATTGTTCTGCAATCTTAGCAGCATATGTACACCTACATTACACTACTAGTTGTGTGTCCACGTGAACAAAGGCTTCATATGTTTTGTCACGCATATAGTATGTGCCCCTTCACTTGGTTTCAAAAGCTGAATGTGGCCCTTGAGCCAAAAagtttgcccacccctggtctagaatgtcgcttagttcccctattggaactaaggggactagcccgaaccatgaaaaacagccccagaccattattcctcctcaaccaaactttacagttggcactagaggtcgaccgattatgattttccaACGccgataaatatatatatatatatatatttatttatttgtaataatgacaattacaacaatactgaatgaacaatgaacacttttttattttaacttaatataatacataaataaaatcaatttattctcaaataaataatgaaacatgttaaatttggtttaaataatgcaaaaacacagtgtttattttacctttatttaacttggcaagtcagataagaacaaattcttattttcaatgatggcctaggaacagctAGTTAACCACTGCCTTGttaaggggcagaacgacagatttgttggaaaagaaagtaaaagtgcaatatgtgccatgtaaaaaagctaacgtttaagacccttgctcagaacatatgaaagctagtgtttcaatattcccagttcttcaatattcccagttaagaagttttaggttgtagttattgtaGGAATTATGAGGcttcgactatttctctctattccatttgtatttcatatacctttgactattggatgttctaataggcactttagtattgccagcctaatctcaggagttgataggcttgaagccaTAAACAGCGCTATgcatcaagcattgctaagagctgctggcaaacgcagtaaagtttgaatgaatgcttacgagcgtgctactgcctaccaccgctcagtcagactgctctatcaaatataaaatcatagacttaattataatataatacacacagaaatacgagcctttggtcattaatatggtcaaatccagaaacaatcatttcgaaaacgaaacgtttattctttcagggAAATGCGTAAACGttacgtattttatcgaacgggtggcatccctaagtctaaatattgctgttacattgcacaaccttcaatgttatgtcataattatgtcaaATTCTGGtaaattagttcgcaatgagccaggcggcccaaacttgcatataccctgactctgcgtgcaatgaatgcaagagaagtgacacaatttccctagttaatattgcctgctaacatgaatttcttttaactaaatatgcaggttctaaaaaatatacttctgtgtattgattttaagaaaggcattgatgtttatggttaggtacattcgtgcaacgattgtgctttttttgtgaattgcgcttttgttaaatatcacccgtttggcgaagtaggctgtgatttgatgataaattaacaggcaccgcactgattatatgcaacggaggacaagctagttaacctagtaatatcatcaaccatgtgtagttaactagtgattatgtgaagattgattgttttttataagataattttaatgctagctagcaacttactttgGCTCGttgctgcactcacgtaacaggtggtcagcctgccacgcagtttcctcgtggaatgcaatgtaatcggctgctccagagaccaatggcggcaagctttacagcACTCCAGCAttatgcttggcattgcgcatggtgatcaggttgtgtgcggctgctcggccatggaaacccatttcatgaagcttctgaCGAACTGTTctggtgctgacgttgcttccagaggcagtttgtaactcggtactgagtgttgcaaccgagcacagacgatttttacacgctacgcgcttcagcactcggcgttcccgttctgtgagcttgtgtagcctaccacttcgcagcttagccactgttgctcctagatgttttcacttcaaaataacagcacctacagttgaccggggcaactctagcagggcagaaatttaacTAACTGACTTTTTGgacaggtggcatcctatgacagtgccacgttgaaagtcactgagctcttcagtaaggtcattctactgccaatgcttgtctattgagattgcatggctgtgtgctcgattttatatacctgtcagcaacgggtgtggctgaaatagctaaatccactaatttgaaggggtgtccacatacttttgtatatatagtgtacatgtttgacaggtatataaagtcattttttcttgtgaaatttAAAGTTGCTTGGTAAATCTAATAAGGTAATGTATTTTGTTATGTTTTAATGTTTAAGTTTTAATGTGTGTAATTGACTTAGCATCATCAGGCCAGAAGAGGTGGTCTGTGATGTCTGTGAGGTCAAAGCTGTGAAGTCCTGTCTGACCTGCAACCAGTACTACTGTGAGACCCACGTTAGGAAGCACTACACAGTACCTAAACTACAGAGACACACCCTGGTGGAGGTGACTggagacctggaggagagactCTGTCAGGAACACCACAGAGCTCTGGAGGTGTTCTGCAGGACAGACCAGAAGCTGATCTGCAGTCTGTGTGTAGTAACAGAACATAAAGGACATGATGTAGTCTATGATGAGATAAAACAGTCAGGAAGACAGGTAGGTAGATGCTCTTTAAAGAAGATATTACATTTGATAATAATGATGTTCATAGTCATACAAGCTTTTTCATCGTATGTTCTGGAAAGAAACAACTGTGTTTTTCATCAAAATAATGGCTTCTTACTCTGTTTTCAAGACTTTTGATAGAGAGCAATGTCAAAGACTTAAGCTGGCCTCAGTTGACGGTAGGTGTACAATCAAGAAATACATTACACAAACAATGTATTTTGAGACCTTTACATTGTGTTCCACAACATACATACAATTTTAAGACCATTAAAAGAGGAAGATTAATTTGTTTAGATGAGTCATTCTTATTCCATGCTGCTTGTAGGATTAGTATGTTTTCTTTTTAGTGTGTCAGTGCAATTAAAGTAATTATTTTTCTCTTCCATTATTTCTTTAGAAGTGCTGCCCCCTCCTGGTGAGATCCAGTTCCTGTCAGTGACGTCAGACTGTGTGTCTCTGAGCTGGGGTTCTCCTGAGGGACTGACAGGAGCACAGAAGTTCAGAGTGACCTGGGGATGTGACGGGGAACAGGGGAGCCTGAGGGTGGAAGATGGGTATAATGTTGAAATAGATGGACTCCAGCCTGGTAAAAAGTACCAGTTCAGTGTGGCTACAGAGGGAGAAGATGGCACCCGAAGCAGACAGGTCTCAGCATCTGTATTTACTGGTACGGTAACTTGAGTTTTTCTTTGGATATTTGCTtctaaggatttttttttttcatgcgaTGTCCAAACAAGACATTATCTACAGGCCTGTCCTATATTTTGTTTCATAAAACATATTATATTTCTTCCTAGTGGTCCCAGAACCCAGGAACTTACAAATAAACCAGTCAGGAGTGACCTCCTTCACTTTCAGTTGGTCCAAGGCTGAAGAATTGGAGAAAGTCCCACAACGTTTTCTCATATCCTACTGCAGCCCGGGAACAGAGACCCGCTCAGCCAATACTGAGGACTCCTACAGAACTCTCTCTGGCCTGCTACCTGGTAGTCAGTACACCATCAGTGTCTCAACTGTGTTGAACAATGGGAAACAGAGCAAACCTCTCTCTACAACTATCTGTACAAGTAAGCATCATACCGACTCACTTCACTTCTGGGGGGCTCAATTGGACAAATCTGAACTAGACTGAACCTTTTTCCTGAAGAGAAATTGTGTGCTTGTTTCAgctgtctaaaagtatttgtatGGTAGTCTAAGAAGTTTAGAATTGTAAtggttagagcctagtgttaTAACATGTAGGCTAGTGTGATAGAAGTAGTGTTTAGAATTGTAAtggttagagcctagtgttaTAACATGTAGGCTAGTGTGATAGAAGTAGTGTTTAGAATTGTAAtggttagagcctagtgttaTAACATGTAGGCTAGTGTGATAGAAGTAGTGTTGAGAATTGTAATTATTAGACCCTAGTGTTATAACATGTAAGCTAGTGTAATAGAAGTAGTGTTTAGAATTGTAATTATTAGACCCTAGTGTTATAACATATAGGctagtgtgatagtagtagtgagtAGTGACTAAGTATTAGTGGGACATTATCCTATAGAGGAATAGTAACAGTAGAATGGAAGTCAACAGGGCTACAAATGATCAGCTACTATTAACTATATTAAACCCCTCCCCTAGTTATCCCTGCCCCAGTAGGGATGACTGTTGACTCAGTGGACACCACATCAGCTGCTGTTAGCTGGAGCCAGCCACCAGGATTGAACCAAACCCAACATCATTACCAGATCTCCTACCAGTGTCCAGGGACAGAACCACACATCACCTCCACATCTTCACCCAGCATCACCCTCTCTGACCTGCAATGTGGCACTCAGTACTCTGTCACTGTCTACACTGTGCTGGATAATGGGATCCAAAGCCAACCTGTGTCAACAACCTTTAATACAAGTATGTACTAAGTGTACTAAGTAAGGGTCGTTCTTCAAATTACAAATGGTTACATATCCTGCATGTTTTTGATTACATTGAACTGTTTATCAATGATAAGACATAATGCAAGTCATTTTAAACTGCAGAACTTAGTTTATTATGCGTTGTTTAAAGTACTTAGGGCAAGCTAATTGGATGGTCCCAGTAGTGACCCAGAACAGTGGTAGTTGTTTTTGAATACCCccgagacatgctaacctccgCTGTTATTGGTAATGTTGAGAGATTAGCatatcttgggggtatgatcttcaACCCTCTGTaacttctcactcatcattattc encodes the following:
- the LOC106610532 gene encoding protogenin B isoform X1 translates to MDPDMRNNLKHLQLRTASHMSMSDQSDQSVTSSRDPSGDGDQIMDERVHLQRPVSPAPSYISMKSDKSMANPPEFKEGDLTQKEEVLLERAESPTLSNASANSHQSMDMDEEDKEENSAPKEKNNLKHLQLRTASHSDQSYQSVNSSIDPSDDGDQTKDVSIIRPEEVVCDVCEVKAVKSCLTCNQYYCETHVRKHYTVPKLQRHTLVEVTGDLEERLCQEHHRALEVFCRTDQKLICSLCVVTEHKGHDVVYDEIKQSGRQTFDREQCQRLKLASVDEVLPPPGEIQFLSVTSDCVSLSWGSPEGLTGAQKFRVTWGCDGEQGSLRVEDGYNVEIDGLQPGKKYQFSVATEGEDGTRSRQVSASVFTVVPEPRNLQINQSGVTSFTFSWSKAEELEKVPQRFLISYCSPGTETRSANTEDSYRTLSGLLPGSQYTISVSTVLNNGKQSKPLSTTICTIIPAPVGMTVDSVDTTSAAVSWSQPPGLNQTQHHYQISYQCPGTEPHITSTSSPSITLSDLQCGTQYSVTVYTVLDNGIQSQPVSTTFNTKLTTKPFMPKLGLKQHFEDELLLNIIDGLMSVKNNPASPHSLPWCLLKELMRILFLFFLLRLRLTR
- the LOC106610532 gene encoding protogenin B isoform X2; the protein is MDPDMRNNLKHLQLRTASHMSMSDQSDQSVTSSRDPSGDGDQIMDERVHLQRPVSPAPSYISMKSDKSMANPPEFKEGDLTQKEEVLLERAESPTLSNASANSHQSMDMDEEDKEENSAPKENIIRPEEVVCDVCEVKAVKSCLTCNQYYCETHVRKHYTVPKLQRHTLVEVTGDLEERLCQEHHRALEVFCRTDQKLICSLCVVTEHKGHDVVYDEIKQSGRQTFDREQCQRLKLASVDEVLPPPGEIQFLSVTSDCVSLSWGSPEGLTGAQKFRVTWGCDGEQGSLRVEDGYNVEIDGLQPGKKYQFSVATEGEDGTRSRQVSASVFTVVPEPRNLQINQSGVTSFTFSWSKAEELEKVPQRFLISYCSPGTETRSANTEDSYRTLSGLLPGSQYTISVSTVLNNGKQSKPLSTTICTIIPAPVGMTVDSVDTTSAAVSWSQPPGLNQTQHHYQISYQCPGTEPHITSTSSPSITLSDLQCGTQYSVTVYTVLDNGIQSQPVSTTFNTKLTTKPFMPKLGLKQHFEDELLLNIIDGLMSVKNNPASPHSLPWCLLKELMRILFLFFLLRLRLTR